Proteins encoded in a region of the Bubalus bubalis isolate 160015118507 breed Murrah chromosome 9, NDDB_SH_1, whole genome shotgun sequence genome:
- the CCNI2 gene encoding cyclin-I2: MASGGRHAPQNSASEVRPSRCPGKSSDESLGEMALRCLLPPRPWNVSLSAAIQKSFSETCLRDALRPPAPSWTRSVRGGMRARPPAGPDPAAARGPPPAPSTQPPVPSTPRLMQKTWGGFPDQRQLLAYLTQAQGREARLWRGGQLQQAEICEAFREVVLWLLRVENIFDFSQTTFNLALSIFSRLIVSVKIKKHLLHCVTITSLRLATKVNEEEELIPRIKDFIKHYGSGYSPNELLRMELAILDNLHWDLYIGTPLDFLSIN, from the exons ATGGCTTCCGGAGGGCGGCATGCGCCGCAGAACTCGGCCTCGGAGGTGAGACCCTCCCGGTGTCCAGGTAAGAGTTCGGACGAAAGTCTAGGCGAAATGGCCCTTCGCTGTCTGCTCCCGCCGCGGCCGTGGAACGTCTCTCTCTCCGCGGCGATCCAGAAAAGTTTCTCGGAGACGTGCCTGCGCGATGCGCTCCGGCCCCCGGCGCCTTCGTGGACCAGATCCGTGCGGGGGGGAATGCGCGCTCGGCCACCTGCAGGCCCCGATCCCGCCGCAGCTCGGGGGCCGCCGCCCGCACCATCTACGCAGCCCCCAGTCCCCAGCACCCCCAGGCTCATGCAGAAAACCTGGGGAGGCTTCCCGGACCAGCGCCAGCTGCTCGCCTACCTGACGCAGGCCCAGGGCCGCGAGGCGCGTCTGTGGCGGGGTGGCCAACTCCAG CAGGCTGAGATTTGCGAAGCCTTCAGGGAAGTTGTGTTGTGGCTCCTGAGAGTTGAGAACATCTTTGACTTCTCTCAGACCACTTTTAACCTGGCTCTCTCCATCTTCAGCCGCCTCATAGTTTCAGTAAAG ATAAAAAAGCATTTACTCCATTGTGTCACAATTACTTCCTTGAGACTTGCTACAAAAGTTAATGAAGAAGAGGAG ttaATTCCACGCATAAAAGACTTCATAAAGCATTATGGCTCTGGCTATTCCCCGAATGAGCTCCTCAGGATGGAGCTGGCTATTTTGGACAACCTGCACTGGGACCTCTACATCGGGACACCGCTGGACTTTCTGTCCATA